From the genome of uncultured Bacteroides sp., one region includes:
- a CDS encoding TonB-dependent receptor, which produces MRNHLLFLTFFLFVCAAVSAQQTKKISGSVYDQSTGEALIGVSAVEKGTGNGTITDLDGKYSLSITSNQVSFSYVGYKTQTITVNQSGTINVKLISDNKLEEVVVIGYGTQKKSDLTGSLASISSKDIKNYAVSNASELLTGKAAGVFVAASSGQPGSDAVIRVRGLGTVNDNNPLYVVDGQFMDNISTLNPSDIEHIEVLKDASACAIYGSKGSNGVILITTKGGVKGQTIITLDAYTGIKNSYKALNMMNSEQYYNFITEAYKDDSSFQNSMKEKFTNQYNKGYDTDWWKAVTHTAFTQNYNVSVRTGTDKSRSSLSLGYIDDQGAIITTDFQRLTLKLSQEYDLSKYITVGTNINLAKIKKRDAGAIPSFDFIQKADPFTPVISPLVDPSSENYKYNKYAPTEWSYDPNPVSMLELPNRYDDIFNVFGNVYAQVKLYKNLTYRVQYSFERYHDTFKDFRPIFSSTFSDDNLANQESKYSIETQLNNNSNVTFNSLVEQRLNYNTTIGKHKLDAMVAITYEKNKDESINAFKRNALGNEDIYQILDAQTAGDKVSGSKETSSMLSYLGRINYSYDDRYLATVNFRADGSSKFAKNNRWGYFPSLSVGWRISNEEFFKNLNIDNAMSNLKLRVGWGQNGNQRIDTSAPLTLIGTNDEMQWYFGNGYSQGYTPTYVGNADIKWETSQQTNVGVDMSFLRNSLDVSMDFYVKKTSDMLLNMPIPSFGAFPNSPYFNAGNLKNTGFELVANYRNHIGRDFNYNIGANLSTYKTKVTKLTSEYLSGNVSRTYVGGPIGRFWGYKQIGIFQNQAEIDSYVDKDGTKIQPNAKPGDFKFAKLGESGQLNDDDDRTFIGNPNPDIIYGFNLGFAYKSFDLSMAFQGTLGNDIWNVAKGTLSSAGRQNALEEAYTKAWTKEGDNAKYPRITNSDSNNNMRNSSFYVEDGSYLRLQNIQLGYTIPEALCLKTKLFSSCRFYISGQNLLTLTGYSGLDPELGINSPLDMGVDTTHYPSSRTFTVGVNMQF; this is translated from the coding sequence ATGAGAAATCATTTATTATTTCTAACATTTTTCCTTTTTGTATGTGCAGCTGTTTCTGCACAGCAAACAAAGAAAATATCCGGCTCGGTATATGACCAGAGTACCGGAGAAGCCTTAATCGGTGTGTCTGCAGTAGAGAAAGGAACCGGCAACGGTACTATAACTGACCTTGACGGCAAGTATTCATTAAGCATAACCTCCAATCAGGTTTCCTTTTCGTACGTAGGTTATAAAACTCAAACCATAACGGTTAATCAGAGTGGAACAATCAATGTAAAACTAATATCCGACAATAAACTTGAAGAGGTCGTGGTTATTGGCTACGGTACACAAAAGAAAAGTGACCTTACCGGTTCGCTGGCTTCTATCAGTAGTAAAGACATCAAAAACTATGCGGTATCTAATGCTTCGGAACTACTAACAGGTAAAGCAGCCGGTGTGTTTGTTGCTGCCAGCTCGGGACAACCGGGTTCGGATGCGGTAATTCGTGTAAGAGGGTTGGGTACCGTGAATGACAACAACCCGTTATACGTTGTTGACGGACAGTTCATGGATAATATCAGCACGCTGAACCCTTCGGATATTGAACACATAGAGGTACTGAAAGATGCGTCTGCTTGTGCCATCTACGGATCGAAAGGTTCAAACGGGGTAATCCTTATTACCACAAAAGGAGGAGTTAAAGGACAAACCATTATCACGCTGGATGCTTATACTGGCATTAAAAATAGCTACAAAGCATTAAATATGATGAATAGCGAACAGTATTATAATTTCATCACAGAGGCTTACAAGGACGACAGCAGTTTCCAAAACTCGATGAAAGAGAAATTCACTAACCAATATAATAAAGGGTATGATACTGACTGGTGGAAGGCAGTTACGCATACCGCTTTTACTCAAAACTACAATGTCAGTGTTCGCACAGGAACGGACAAGTCACGTTCATCTCTCAGTCTGGGCTATATTGACGACCAGGGAGCAATCATTACTACTGATTTTCAAAGACTTACATTAAAATTAAGTCAGGAATATGATTTGAGCAAGTATATCACAGTAGGAACAAATATAAATCTGGCTAAAATTAAGAAACGGGATGCCGGAGCCATTCCTTCATTTGATTTTATCCAAAAAGCAGATCCGTTCACTCCGGTTATCAGCCCATTGGTAGATCCATCTTCTGAAAACTATAAGTATAACAAGTATGCTCCTACCGAATGGTCGTATGACCCCAATCCGGTTTCCATGCTTGAGCTGCCTAACAGATATGACGACATCTTCAATGTATTCGGCAATGTTTATGCTCAGGTTAAGTTATACAAAAACCTGACATACCGGGTACAATACAGTTTTGAAAGATATCATGATACCTTTAAAGATTTTCGTCCCATCTTTTCATCGACTTTCTCCGATGATAACCTGGCCAATCAAGAGAGCAAGTACAGTATTGAAACTCAATTAAATAATAACAGCAATGTAACTTTTAACTCTTTGGTTGAACAACGCCTCAACTATAACACAACTATCGGGAAGCATAAACTGGATGCAATGGTAGCTATAACTTACGAAAAGAATAAAGATGAAAGCATCAATGCTTTTAAAAGAAACGCTCTGGGCAACGAAGATATTTATCAGATACTCGATGCGCAAACCGCAGGAGATAAAGTTTCGGGTTCTAAAGAGACTTCCTCCATGTTGTCTTATCTGGGACGTATCAATTATTCGTATGACGACAGATATCTGGCAACAGTAAACTTCCGTGCCGACGGCTCTTCTAAGTTTGCCAAAAATAACCGATGGGGATACTTCCCTTCTCTGTCAGTGGGATGGAGAATCAGTAATGAAGAGTTCTTCAAGAATCTGAATATCGACAACGCAATGTCAAATCTGAAACTACGCGTGGGATGGGGACAAAACGGCAACCAACGCATAGATACCAGTGCACCGCTAACACTAATCGGCACAAATGATGAAATGCAATGGTATTTCGGGAACGGTTATTCTCAAGGCTATACACCCACTTATGTGGGGAATGCGGATATTAAATGGGAAACCAGTCAGCAAACCAATGTAGGAGTGGACATGTCTTTCCTGAGAAACAGCTTGGATGTAAGCATGGACTTTTACGTAAAGAAGACCAGTGATATGTTACTGAATATGCCTATACCTTCGTTCGGAGCATTTCCTAACAGCCCCTACTTCAACGCCGGTAATCTGAAGAATACGGGATTTGAATTGGTAGCCAACTATCGGAATCATATCGGTAGAGATTTCAACTACAACATAGGAGCAAACCTCTCTACTTATAAGACCAAAGTGACCAAACTTACTTCCGAATATTTAAGCGGCAATGTGAGCCGTACCTACGTGGGAGGACCGATAGGACGTTTTTGGGGATATAAACAAATAGGTATCTTCCAGAATCAGGCAGAGATTGACAGTTATGTAGACAAGGACGGAACAAAGATTCAACCGAATGCGAAGCCCGGCGATTTCAAGTTTGCCAAACTGGGCGAATCCGGCCAACTGAATGACGACGATGATCGCACATTTATAGGAAACCCCAACCCGGACATTATTTATGGATTCAATTTGGGATTCGCCTATAAGAGCTTTGACCTCAGCATGGCCTTTCAGGGAACGCTTGGTAACGATATATGGAATGTAGCAAAGGGTACTCTTTCTTCGGCCGGTCGCCAGAACGCATTGGAAGAAGCTTATACCAAAGCATGGACCAAAGAGGGAGATAATGCCAAATATCCGCGCATCACAAATTCCGACAGCAACAATAACATGAGGAATTCTTCTTTCTATGTGGAAGATGGCTCTTATCTCCGTTTGCAGAATATACAACTAGGATATACCATTCCTGAAGCTCTTTGCCTAAAAACAAAGTTGTTCTCCAGTTGCAGGTTCTATATCAGCGGACAGAACCTATTAACTCTGACGGGATATTCGGGACTTGACCCGGAACTGGGAATCAACAGTCCGCTGGATATGGGAGTTGACACTACTCATTATCCTTCATCCCGCACATTTACCGTTGGCGTTAATATGCAATTTTAA
- a CDS encoding RagB/SusD family nutrient uptake outer membrane protein: MRKIIYTICCILAGIGLYSCSLDEPSYGKTTSDNYYQKESDIEQALTGAYLQLRTTWNEYALNHYFIGDCTTDDALKGGGGDGDRAEVQDLSNFTVYTTNGEVGRRWEILYRLINRCNDVIYYAPNATGDKTTLTRYANEAKALRAFGYYCLVTTFGEVPLVTVPMQPTEILKVPRSSTEDVYNLIIADLTDASELPAKSAYSAADAYRVTRGFAKTMLAKTYMFKGDYASAETVLHEIVDVDKDYALLSDYGMNWRPAYENSTESVFEIANKVYDKTVATGTNVPHFFTSRRVTGYQGYGFHVPTQDLYNAYDNDDPRITYVFTQTGDRYVGDTEEQDNTESPTGYQDYKMTVPAVEKQGLDVWMISYNIRLIRYSDVLLMYAEALNENGKSSLALPYLNEVRGRARNSNPIDPRRDMQKYTPPTTSNTLKDITETNQDALRTIIWHERRCELGMEGWRRDDLMRQKRFGTVMRAYASKYNTSKGANFKDDRDYLLPIPQGERDKSNDVLTQNPGY, from the coding sequence ATGAGAAAAATTATATATACCATTTGCTGCATCCTTGCCGGAATAGGATTATATAGCTGTTCGCTGGACGAGCCAAGCTATGGCAAGACCACCAGTGATAACTATTATCAGAAAGAGAGTGATATAGAACAAGCACTGACAGGTGCTTACCTGCAATTGAGAACCACGTGGAATGAATATGCGCTGAATCATTACTTCATAGGCGACTGTACTACGGACGATGCACTTAAAGGCGGAGGTGGCGATGGCGACCGTGCCGAAGTGCAAGACCTGTCCAACTTCACGGTCTATACCACCAATGGTGAAGTAGGACGTCGTTGGGAGATTCTTTATCGATTAATCAATCGTTGCAACGATGTTATCTACTACGCTCCGAATGCCACAGGAGACAAGACAACCTTAACCCGCTACGCCAATGAGGCCAAAGCTTTAAGAGCCTTCGGATATTACTGTCTGGTAACAACGTTCGGCGAAGTACCGTTGGTTACCGTGCCCATGCAACCCACCGAAATATTAAAGGTTCCACGTTCTTCGACTGAAGATGTATACAATCTCATCATAGCCGACCTTACCGATGCATCCGAATTACCCGCCAAAAGTGCTTACAGTGCGGCCGATGCTTACCGGGTGACACGTGGATTTGCCAAGACGATGCTCGCCAAAACGTATATGTTCAAGGGCGACTATGCTTCTGCCGAAACAGTACTTCATGAGATTGTTGATGTGGACAAAGACTATGCGTTATTGAGTGATTACGGAATGAACTGGCGCCCGGCTTATGAAAACAGTACGGAATCTGTGTTTGAAATAGCCAACAAAGTATACGACAAGACAGTGGCTACCGGAACAAATGTTCCCCATTTCTTCACCAGCAGACGGGTAACCGGCTATCAGGGATATGGTTTCCATGTGCCTACGCAAGACCTCTATAACGCTTATGATAATGACGACCCCCGCATCACTTACGTATTTACTCAAACAGGCGACAGGTATGTAGGAGATACTGAAGAGCAGGATAACACCGAATCTCCAACCGGATATCAGGATTATAAGATGACTGTTCCGGCAGTTGAGAAGCAAGGATTAGATGTGTGGATGATTAGTTACAACATTCGTTTGATACGCTACTCTGATGTTCTCTTAATGTATGCTGAGGCACTCAATGAGAATGGGAAATCATCTCTTGCCCTGCCTTATCTGAATGAGGTAAGAGGTAGAGCACGCAATAGTAACCCGATAGATCCCCGGAGAGATATGCAAAAGTATACTCCGCCTACCACAAGCAATACGTTGAAAGATATCACAGAAACCAATCAAGATGCACTCAGAACAATCATCTGGCACGAACGCCGCTGTGAATTGGGTATGGAAGGATGGAGACGCGACGACCTGATGAGGCAGAAACGTTTCGGCACTGTGATGCGGGCCTATGCCAGCAAGTATAATACCTCGAAAGGAGCTAATTTTAAAGATGACAGAGATTACTTACTTCCCATTCCACAAGGTGAGCGAGACAAGAGTAATGATGTGTTAACTCAGAATCCGGGCTATTAA